The proteins below come from a single Candidatus Kirkpatrickella diaphorinae genomic window:
- a CDS encoding carbohydrate porin, protein MKTEIAQRPKAASVRVAMLASLLIACVPVPARAQLTNLNGVSNATIESRKMLPGPECQRYDPMITQGSESPIITTCDTLAPGQFGLRKFLGDRGFLIEGFYTASMIYDVLGHQHRPQLYNGQRPNFSGNLWLNMTYDLERVGLNPGSQLTVSMNSWQSAYTGAGIRATSLSQATILQKFFDGHVSVLYGYYAMLGQFYGMFLGTSTASSALGPLSIIPNQVGLSMYTPTPGVDVRIYLPDRRFYNHIGVARSQSALGFLADSRANPSGVKFQVDGTRAVVVDEIGFRVHPQSHVKMTWFRAGGIYNATPYRDFRTNQFSSSNNAWYAVIDRQLLQPDPDNPYRGWYVELKTDHADRRRNIFTDDYAATIYSIGPLKSRPRDMLSIGFTYNKIGPAAMRSLQAGNGRPFDHSTTTSVAYAAHAMRGVYFTTTASYTTKPFIAEAKPDAFSLQGNLTLSF, encoded by the coding sequence ATGAAAACAGAAATCGCGCAGCGCCCGAAAGCTGCGTCGGTGAGAGTGGCGATGCTTGCATCGCTCCTCATCGCCTGTGTCCCTGTGCCCGCACGGGCACAGCTGACGAACCTTAACGGCGTTTCCAACGCCACTATAGAAAGCCGGAAGATGTTACCGGGGCCGGAATGTCAACGTTACGACCCGATGATCACACAAGGGTCTGAGTCACCCATCATCACGACCTGTGACACGCTGGCGCCTGGCCAGTTCGGGCTACGGAAATTTCTGGGAGATCGCGGATTTTTAATTGAAGGATTTTACACAGCTTCCATGATTTATGATGTGTTGGGGCATCAGCATCGGCCCCAGCTCTATAATGGTCAGCGGCCGAATTTCAGCGGTAATCTCTGGCTGAATATGACGTATGATCTTGAGCGGGTCGGGCTTAATCCCGGCTCCCAACTGACCGTCTCCATGAATAGCTGGCAAAGTGCCTATACGGGCGCCGGCATCCGCGCCACCTCACTCAGCCAGGCGACCATTCTGCAGAAGTTTTTCGATGGGCACGTGTCGGTACTTTACGGCTATTACGCCATGCTCGGCCAGTTTTACGGGATGTTTTTAGGCACGAGCACCGCATCCTCGGCTTTGGGGCCGTTAAGTATCATCCCCAATCAGGTCGGGCTGTCAATGTACACGCCCACCCCGGGGGTGGATGTCAGGATTTACTTGCCGGACCGTCGTTTCTATAACCATATCGGCGTGGCGCGAAGCCAGAGTGCCCTTGGCTTCCTGGCGGACTCCCGTGCCAACCCGTCCGGCGTCAAGTTTCAGGTCGATGGCACGCGCGCCGTCGTCGTGGATGAAATCGGTTTCAGGGTTCATCCGCAAAGCCATGTCAAAATGACGTGGTTCCGAGCCGGTGGGATCTATAATGCGACGCCCTACCGGGATTTCCGCACAAATCAATTCAGCTCCAGCAATAACGCCTGGTACGCCGTCATTGACCGGCAATTGCTCCAGCCGGACCCTGACAATCCCTATCGCGGGTGGTATGTCGAGCTTAAGACCGATCATGCGGATCGCCGGAGGAACATCTTCACAGATGACTACGCCGCCACAATTTATTCCATCGGGCCGTTAAAGAGCCGCCCACGCGACATGTTATCGATCGGCTTTACGTATAATAAGATCGGTCCCGCTGCGATGCGCAGTTTGCAAGCCGGAAATGGCCGCCCGTTTGACCATAGCACGACGACATCCGTGGCCTATGCGGCCCATGCCATGCGGGGGGTCTATTTCACTACAACCGCCTCTTACACAACAAAGCCCTTTATTGCTGAGGCAAAACCCGACGCCTTCTCGCTTCAAGGTAACCTGACATTGTCTTTCTGA
- a CDS encoding efflux RND transporter permease subunit, translated as MLKRIQAHSAFILTTFLLLFLGGLTLIPGLPVEPVPDISPQQVMVSVTAPGLAAAEVERLITFPLEASLTGLPEVTDLRSVSRSGVSVVYLQFSDSSDIHLDRERVSQRLQAARDMIPVPGVTLKMGPLATGMGEIMQMQIAGAGYDLVQLNRIMNWTVVPQLKLIPGVVDVNVNGGAEETFQLTLNPARMMAHGVALRDIIQAVDSNNISSGGGFVSAQDEQRVIVGRARIHSLAELGAIPVRMARDGRAIRIRDLGQVEMGTRTRLGAVTRDGRGEIVNGVVLMQNGASSNATLAAIKTALPAIKKSLPPGVTLDIFYTRHKLTRETTGTVKENLIYGAILVFAVLYLVLGDLRATFVIISVIPAALIFALTGMRVTGVSANLLSLGAIDFGMIVDSALVVVEHIIVARHQVRDRQAFHDLAHDILRRVIKPVCFAILIIILVYLPVLTLQGVEGKMFRPMAQTVIMALLASLLYCVFCIPALAAIFLRYGIEDRETRLVRRLRAAYEPALAWCAARTRWVLVATISVFCVSILLAARLGGEFVPKLDEGALLVNTLRLPSAALNTVLRGVTEEERILRNFPEVETVISNTGTSAIPTDPMGTGETDTFIFLKPRATWRTARTEAGLVAKMNAALQDHLPDAAYSWTQPIQMRMDDLLAGTRTELAISIYGNDLTRLSRLAAETVQALRDVPGAADVSSVSEGTMPFIHVDINRDAAARLGISANDITETVEAIGGRIGTAIIADDAIIPTQIRFAAGTVTSPEDIARLMIRRADGGGWVKMGEVAHIQQTEGPSRIDRDGFRRRVIVQANIRGRDVAGFVAAARQEVARRVVLPPGYHMAWHGAFENLQSAVHRLAIVLPIALILMLGLLISALSSLRPALLVFCNLPIAASGGILALTLRGMPFSIAAGIGFIALFGVAVLNGVVLMTQMRIFQKGGMGVAQSAFEAARARFRPVIATAAVASFGFLPMAFSESAGAEVDKPLASVVIGGLISSTILTLFVLPVACARWGGGLSRRGDA; from the coding sequence ATGCTGAAACGCATTCAGGCGCACTCCGCCTTTATCCTCACGACGTTTCTTCTGCTTTTTCTGGGTGGTCTGACGCTCATACCGGGCCTGCCGGTTGAGCCTGTGCCGGATATTTCTCCGCAACAGGTCATGGTGTCCGTCACAGCGCCGGGCCTCGCGGCGGCGGAGGTGGAACGCCTCATTACCTTCCCGCTGGAAGCCAGCCTGACGGGCCTGCCGGAGGTTACAGACCTGCGTTCCGTCTCGCGTAGTGGGGTGTCGGTTGTTTATCTGCAATTTTCTGACTCGTCCGATATCCATCTTGATCGGGAACGTGTGAGTCAGCGCCTTCAGGCTGCGCGGGACATGATCCCCGTGCCCGGGGTTACCCTCAAAATGGGCCCGCTCGCGACCGGCATGGGTGAGATCATGCAGATGCAGATTGCAGGTGCAGGGTATGACCTCGTTCAGCTCAACCGGATCATGAACTGGACTGTCGTGCCGCAGCTCAAACTGATCCCGGGTGTTGTGGATGTCAACGTCAATGGGGGCGCTGAAGAAACCTTTCAACTCACCCTCAACCCCGCCCGCATGATGGCGCATGGCGTCGCCCTGCGTGACATCATCCAGGCGGTTGACAGTAATAATATTTCCTCCGGCGGCGGTTTCGTCTCGGCGCAGGATGAGCAGCGCGTGATTGTCGGGCGTGCGCGGATCCATTCCCTGGCGGAACTCGGTGCGATCCCCGTGCGGATGGCGCGTGACGGGCGCGCCATACGTATCCGTGACCTTGGCCAGGTGGAAATGGGGACGCGCACGCGGCTTGGCGCCGTGACGCGGGATGGCAGGGGTGAGATCGTCAATGGTGTCGTGCTGATGCAGAATGGCGCCAGCTCCAACGCGACGCTCGCCGCCATCAAGACAGCCTTACCAGCGATCAAAAAATCGCTTCCGCCGGGCGTGACGCTGGACATATTTTACACTCGTCACAAGCTGACGCGTGAGACGACGGGGACCGTCAAGGAAAATCTGATCTATGGTGCCATCCTGGTTTTCGCGGTCCTTTATCTTGTTCTTGGTGATCTGCGCGCGACATTTGTCATTATCTCCGTCATACCCGCGGCGCTTATCTTCGCTTTGACCGGGATGCGCGTCACGGGCGTCTCCGCCAATCTCCTCAGCCTCGGCGCGATTGATTTCGGCATGATTGTCGATAGTGCGCTGGTGGTTGTCGAGCATATCATCGTGGCCCGTCATCAGGTGCGTGACCGCCAAGCTTTTCATGACCTCGCCCATGATATCCTGCGCCGCGTCATCAAGCCTGTCTGTTTCGCGATCCTGATCATCATTCTCGTTTATCTGCCTGTCCTGACCCTTCAAGGGGTCGAGGGGAAGATGTTCCGGCCAATGGCGCAGACGGTCATTATGGCGCTCCTCGCCTCGCTTCTCTACTGCGTGTTCTGCATCCCCGCCCTCGCCGCGATTTTTCTGCGCTATGGCATTGAAGATCGGGAAACGCGTCTGGTCAGGCGGTTAAGGGCAGCCTACGAGCCTGCCCTCGCATGGTGTGCGGCGCGTACGCGCTGGGTATTGGTCGCGACAATCAGCGTTTTCTGCGTGTCCATTCTGCTTGCAGCCCGTCTTGGTGGTGAGTTCGTGCCGAAACTTGATGAGGGGGCGCTTCTGGTCAATACGCTGCGCCTGCCGAGCGCCGCGCTCAATACCGTCCTGCGCGGTGTGACGGAGGAGGAACGCATCCTTCGTAACTTCCCCGAGGTTGAGACGGTTATCAGCAATACCGGCACGTCCGCCATCCCGACCGACCCGATGGGGACGGGGGAGACAGATACGTTCATCTTCCTGAAGCCGCGCGCAACATGGCGCACGGCCAGGACAGAGGCCGGGCTTGTCGCGAAGATGAATGCAGCTTTGCAGGACCACCTGCCGGATGCCGCCTATAGCTGGACACAGCCCATTCAGATGCGCATGGATGATCTGCTTGCCGGTACGCGGACGGAGCTGGCAATTTCAATTTATGGGAATGATCTGACACGTTTATCGCGCCTGGCGGCGGAGACGGTTCAGGCTTTGCGGGATGTTCCCGGCGCGGCGGATGTGTCTTCCGTTTCGGAGGGGACAATGCCTTTCATCCATGTGGACATTAATCGGGATGCGGCCGCGCGGCTGGGCATCTCCGCCAATGACATCACTGAAACGGTTGAGGCGATTGGCGGGCGCATCGGCACGGCCATCATTGCTGATGATGCGATTATCCCAACCCAGATCCGTTTCGCGGCGGGCACAGTGACATCGCCCGAGGATATTGCCCGCCTGATGATAAGGCGGGCGGATGGTGGCGGCTGGGTGAAAATGGGTGAGGTGGCGCATATTCAACAGACAGAAGGGCCATCGCGCATTGATCGGGATGGGTTCCGGCGTCGCGTCATTGTGCAGGCCAATATTCGCGGAAGGGATGTTGCAGGCTTCGTGGCCGCGGCCAGGCAGGAGGTTGCGCGCAGGGTGGTCCTGCCGCCCGGCTACCACATGGCCTGGCATGGCGCGTTTGAAAACCTGCAATCCGCCGTGCATCGTCTTGCCATTGTGCTTCCGATTGCGCTGATACTCATGTTGGGTTTGCTGATCTCCGCTTTATCCTCCCTCCGGCCCGCCTTGCTCGTCTTCTGCAACCTGCCGATCGCCGCATCGGGTGGGATCCTTGCTTTGACCTTGCGCGGAATGCCCTTCAGCATCGCTGCGGGGATCGGCTTCATCGCCTTGTTCGGCGTGGCGGTGCTGAATGGCGTCGTGCTTATGACTCAGATGCGCATTTTCCAGAAAGGCGGGATGGGGGTGGCGCAATCAGCTTTTGAAGCTGCGCGGGCGCGCTTCCGCCCGGTGATCGCAACGGCCGCCGTTGCCAGTTTCGGCTTCCTGCCCATGGCGTTTTCCGAAAGTGCCGGGGCGGAGGTGGATAAGCCACTCGCCAGTGTCGTGATCGGGGGGCTGATTTCCTCGACAATCCTGACGTTATTTGTCCTGCCCGTGGCGTGTGCACGGTGGGGCGGCGGCCTGTCGCGTCGCGGTGACGCCTGA
- a CDS encoding metal-sensing transcriptional repressor: protein MRHDAHILIQQRLKQALGHIGAVIDMAEAGRSCSDIAQQLEAIESTIRGAKRLLVQNHLKQCITDALCEGKMSREDAMAQFTDLTKYF from the coding sequence ATGAGACATGACGCCCATATCCTGATTCAGCAGCGCCTCAAACAAGCCCTCGGCCATATTGGCGCTGTCATTGACATGGCGGAAGCCGGGCGCTCCTGCAGCGATATCGCCCAACAGCTTGAAGCGATTGAAAGCACGATCCGCGGTGCGAAACGCCTGCTGGTGCAGAACCACCTTAAGCAATGCATCACCGATGCCCTATGTGAGGGCAAAATGTCGCGGGAAGACGCGATGGCGCAATTTACGGACCTGACAAAATATTTCTAA
- the katG gene encoding catalase/peroxidase HPI, whose translation MSSNNVARADGIDRPNEFYWPTRLDLNPLRFHNPDNVPYGAGYSKEYAKKFATLDLKEVRADIMKVMTTSQDWWPADFGNYGPFFIRMAWHNAGTYRSLDGRGGEEGSQQRFAQLNSWPDNASLDKARRLLWPVKQKYGEKLSWGDLIVLTGDVALNSMGFKTMGFVGGRPDDWQSELVYWGPSATFFPTKGANQGKFDAHGNATLEKPLAATVKGLIYVNPEGPGGVPDPVKSAKMTRLAFGRMGMDDEETVALIAGGHTFGKSHGAVPSKCIGPAPDDAPVEQQGIGWKNNCVKGAPTPNDAMTSGIEGSWTGDPLKFTNNYVNNLLKYDWVKTKSPAGAYQWMPKTGGRVVPDATDPRDPSKRHPLMMFTTDIAMKVDPVYRRIIERWSKHPNEFADAFSRAWFKLVVRDMGPTSRYVGSEVPKETFVWQDPLPKADYKMIDAADIASLKSAIANTGLSDRELIKTAWASAASHRITDHRGGANGARINLMPENNWAVNDPDELQKVLPKLVEVRDHFNGNDSSGRKVSLADIIILGGNVGLERAAKAAGVTIDVPFAPGRVDATQAQTDIKNMSFLEPKADAFRNYYRFEEDEKSPPEMLVDKASTLDLTIPEMTVLLGGMRSLDVNSGHTPEGVLTDHPGALTNDFLVNVLSMDTRWEKIPGKPGIYQGFDRKTGQKRWTATSVDLVFGANAELRATAEAYASADSKDRFYADFVKAWTKVMNLDRFDL comes from the coding sequence ATGTCATCAAACAACGTTGCCCGCGCCGACGGTATTGACAGGCCCAACGAATTTTACTGGCCGACCCGCCTCGATCTTAATCCGCTTCGCTTCCATAACCCGGATAACGTGCCTTACGGGGCGGGTTACAGCAAAGAATATGCCAAAAAATTCGCAACGCTCGACCTCAAGGAAGTGCGCGCGGACATTATGAAGGTCATGACGACGTCACAGGATTGGTGGCCCGCCGATTTCGGCAATTACGGGCCGTTTTTTATCCGTATGGCGTGGCATAATGCCGGCACTTACCGCAGTCTCGACGGGCGCGGTGGTGAGGAGGGCAGTCAGCAGCGTTTCGCACAGCTAAATTCCTGGCCGGATAATGCCAGTCTGGACAAAGCGCGCCGCCTCCTCTGGCCGGTCAAACAGAAATATGGCGAGAAGCTCTCATGGGGTGACCTCATTGTTCTGACGGGTGACGTTGCCCTTAATTCCATGGGTTTCAAAACCATGGGCTTCGTTGGCGGCCGCCCGGATGACTGGCAGTCCGAGCTTGTCTATTGGGGGCCCAGTGCAACATTTTTCCCGACCAAGGGGGCTAATCAGGGCAAGTTTGATGCCCATGGCAATGCCACGCTTGAGAAGCCTCTTGCCGCGACCGTAAAGGGCCTGATTTACGTCAACCCGGAAGGCCCTGGTGGCGTGCCGGACCCGGTTAAATCTGCCAAAATGACGCGTCTGGCTTTTGGCCGGATGGGCATGGATGATGAGGAAACGGTCGCCCTGATTGCAGGCGGTCACACTTTCGGTAAATCCCACGGCGCCGTGCCCTCCAAATGCATCGGCCCGGCACCTGACGATGCCCCCGTCGAGCAGCAGGGTATTGGCTGGAAAAATAATTGCGTCAAAGGGGCTCCGACGCCGAATGACGCCATGACGAGCGGCATTGAAGGCTCCTGGACCGGCGACCCGCTGAAATTCACGAATAATTACGTCAATAACCTGCTGAAATATGACTGGGTCAAGACGAAGAGCCCGGCCGGGGCCTATCAATGGATGCCCAAAACCGGTGGCCGGGTCGTGCCTGACGCGACGGACCCGCGCGACCCCAGCAAGCGCCATCCGCTGATGATGTTCACAACCGATATCGCGATGAAAGTGGACCCGGTCTATCGCCGCATCATCGAGCGCTGGTCGAAACACCCGAATGAGTTTGCCGACGCTTTCTCACGCGCGTGGTTCAAGCTCGTCGTCCGCGATATGGGGCCGACATCACGTTATGTGGGGAGTGAAGTCCCGAAAGAGACCTTTGTCTGGCAGGATCCGCTCCCGAAGGCCGATTATAAAATGATTGATGCGGCGGACATTGCCAGCCTCAAATCCGCCATCGCCAATACGGGACTGTCCGACCGTGAGCTGATCAAGACAGCCTGGGCCTCCGCCGCGTCACATCGCATAACGGACCATCGTGGCGGTGCGAACGGCGCGCGCATTAATCTGATGCCGGAGAATAACTGGGCGGTGAATGACCCGGATGAGCTTCAGAAAGTGTTGCCGAAGCTTGTTGAAGTGCGGGACCACTTTAACGGCAATGACAGTAGCGGCCGGAAGGTCTCCCTGGCGGATATCATCATTCTGGGTGGCAATGTCGGGCTGGAACGCGCGGCCAAAGCGGCCGGTGTTACGATTGATGTGCCCTTTGCGCCCGGCCGTGTCGACGCCACACAGGCGCAGACGGACATCAAGAATATGAGCTTCCTGGAGCCAAAGGCGGATGCTTTCCGCAATTATTATCGCTTTGAGGAGGATGAAAAATCGCCGCCGGAAATGCTGGTGGATAAAGCCAGCACACTCGACCTGACCATCCCCGAAATGACCGTCCTTCTTGGCGGGATGCGCAGCCTCGACGTGAATAGTGGTCACACCCCGGAAGGTGTGCTGACCGACCATCCGGGCGCGTTGACGAATGACTTCCTCGTCAATGTCCTCAGCATGGATACACGTTGGGAAAAAATCCCGGGCAAGCCGGGGATTTATCAGGGTTTTGACCGTAAAACCGGTCAAAAACGCTGGACGGCGACAAGTGTGGACCTTGTCTTCGGCGCCAATGCCGAATTGCGTGCGACGGCGGAAGCTTATGCTTCAGCCGACTCGAAAGACCGCTTTTATGCTGACTTTGTCAAAGCCTGGACAAAAGTCATGAATCTCGACCGTTTCGACCTGTAA
- a CDS encoding efflux RND transporter periplasmic adaptor subunit: protein MIRRPRRFTCLILALAPALGCFCMVTMGRTSPEADVPVWLRSVTFSKAAQESEQLQFGMTRLGTLTARLPAMAYVTHDRLHAISIRPAGEGKIMHVAVMPGQRVHKGDVLVTYHDHALHTLYLQQAEAASALASADAALSEAESAYQRGVKLRGSSVTQAEIERRRTSAKQQRAMHVAAQARVKLITHRLTEEFTSPTESIGEDETSHLLAPVDGVIETVNAAEDDDVRQGEVIISLVDVSHVWVIAEIRPEEAAWLAVGGAVTLRPSGQDMSRQLTAYIATIDAVADPATGLLRVTSVIENPDNILRPGEMLDAWMDTTRQASGVIVPRAAIQDISGHHVVFVPVGRKGKFQPIALRPRLESGDEAVIEGALTEGTKIVTQGSFALKGAALLSATGGD, encoded by the coding sequence ATGATCCGCCGACCACGTCGCTTCACTTGTCTCATACTCGCCCTCGCGCCGGCTTTAGGGTGCTTCTGCATGGTGACAATGGGCCGAACATCCCCTGAAGCAGATGTGCCAGTCTGGCTGCGGTCGGTCACCTTCTCAAAAGCCGCGCAGGAGAGTGAGCAATTGCAATTCGGCATGACGCGCTTAGGCACCCTCACCGCGCGCCTTCCGGCCATGGCGTATGTCACGCATGATCGTCTTCACGCCATCAGCATCCGTCCCGCCGGGGAGGGGAAAATCATGCATGTCGCCGTCATGCCCGGGCAGCGCGTGCATAAAGGGGATGTGCTGGTGACATATCATGATCATGCCCTGCACACGCTTTACCTGCAGCAGGCGGAAGCCGCCTCGGCACTTGCCTCAGCCGATGCCGCACTTTCAGAGGCCGAAAGCGCCTATCAACGCGGCGTCAAATTACGCGGCAGCAGCGTGACGCAAGCGGAAATTGAGCGGCGTCGCACATCTGCAAAACAGCAGCGCGCCATGCACGTCGCCGCGCAGGCGCGTGTCAAGCTGATCACCCATCGTTTGACGGAGGAATTTACTTCCCCGACAGAGAGTATCGGCGAGGATGAGACATCCCACCTTCTGGCGCCCGTAGATGGGGTCATTGAAACCGTCAATGCTGCCGAGGATGATGATGTCAGGCAGGGAGAGGTAATCATCTCTCTGGTAGATGTGAGTCACGTCTGGGTAATTGCCGAAATCCGACCTGAGGAGGCCGCGTGGCTGGCGGTGGGTGGCGCCGTCACGCTGCGTCCCTCGGGGCAGGACATGTCGCGGCAATTGACTGCGTATATCGCGACGATCGACGCCGTGGCTGACCCCGCGACCGGATTACTGAGAGTGACGTCTGTCATAGAAAATCCGGACAATATATTACGACCGGGTGAAATGCTGGATGCATGGATGGACACGACGCGCCAGGCTTCCGGCGTCATTGTGCCGCGTGCCGCCATCCAGGACATCTCGGGGCATCATGTCGTTTTCGTTCCTGTCGGGAGGAAAGGGAAATTCCAGCCCATCGCGTTGCGTCCGCGACTTGAGTCCGGTGATGAGGCCGTTATTGAAGGCGCCTTGACCGAGGGGACAAAAATCGTCACGCAAGGGAGTTTCGCGCTCAAGGGCGCTGCGCTGCTTTCAGCGACAGGCGGCGACTGA
- a CDS encoding TolC family protein, giving the protein MTFRQALNAAWNNDPIRQELAVNASSARARAAAARAWFAGGPSFTASYYDDRAAGTHIGYITYEGTVSVPLWLPGQGTATETVAKADAAKAVAQVDVERVAIAVRVLQQAEEVSLAQRRLTIARAMAKSLSRMADVTHKAYEAGEATSADMQAVSAQLADARSEIAMAEAERTASSAAMMTLLGRAGTPDLSSADDKWLARWRPDHISDMEMRDPRVVASHKEVMAAQAQMHLAHHNYMPNPEVGLVALDQGQYASPWATQVGMTIRVALPSDVQNVPQIAAAQNRLAAATRAEVASRRAVHDELRRVISWVDGARQALNQSRQSAAQTLSRAKTMEHSWSLGETPLIEALRAQNDAWRALMSLNRAEIAFHAAVIRLCIATGTLP; this is encoded by the coding sequence ATGACATTTCGTCAGGCCCTTAACGCCGCCTGGAATAATGATCCGATCCGGCAGGAGCTGGCCGTCAACGCGTCTTCCGCACGGGCGCGCGCCGCCGCTGCACGCGCCTGGTTTGCGGGGGGACCGAGTTTTACAGCCAGTTATTATGATGACCGCGCCGCGGGCACGCATATTGGCTATATCACTTATGAAGGGACGGTTTCTGTGCCGCTCTGGCTGCCTGGTCAGGGCACGGCAACAGAGACAGTGGCGAAAGCCGACGCAGCTAAAGCCGTTGCGCAGGTCGATGTGGAACGTGTTGCAATCGCCGTGCGCGTCTTACAGCAGGCAGAAGAAGTGTCATTGGCCCAACGCCGCCTGACCATCGCCAGAGCCATGGCGAAATCCCTGTCACGCATGGCGGACGTCACGCACAAAGCCTATGAAGCCGGTGAGGCCACCTCCGCGGATATGCAGGCTGTTTCAGCCCAATTGGCCGATGCACGGTCTGAAATCGCGATGGCGGAAGCGGAGAGGACCGCATCTTCCGCTGCGATGATGACATTGCTCGGCAGGGCGGGCACGCCGGATTTATCAAGCGCGGATGATAAATGGCTGGCACGTTGGCGGCCTGACCATATAAGCGACATGGAGATGCGCGACCCGCGCGTTGTCGCGTCACATAAGGAAGTCATGGCCGCGCAGGCGCAGATGCACCTCGCCCACCATAATTACATGCCCAATCCGGAAGTCGGGCTCGTCGCGCTTGATCAGGGGCAATATGCCAGTCCCTGGGCCACGCAGGTGGGCATGACCATCCGTGTCGCCCTGCCCAGCGACGTGCAGAACGTGCCCCAGATCGCGGCGGCGCAGAATCGTCTGGCGGCGGCAACACGGGCAGAGGTGGCATCCCGTCGCGCTGTGCATGATGAATTGCGTCGGGTCATTTCATGGGTCGACGGGGCGCGTCAGGCGCTGAATCAATCCCGCCAAAGTGCGGCGCAGACACTCTCCCGCGCGAAGACAATGGAACATTCCTGGTCACTGGGTGAGACACCCCTGATCGAAGCGCTCCGCGCGCAGAATGATGCCTGGCGCGCGCTGATGTCCCTGAACCGCGCGGAAATAGCGTTTCATGCGGCTGTCATAAGGCTCTGTATCGCGACAGGAACCCTCCCATGA